In the genome of Tachysurus vachellii isolate PV-2020 chromosome 9, HZAU_Pvac_v1, whole genome shotgun sequence, one region contains:
- the psmd8 gene encoding 26S proteasome non-ATPase regulatory subunit 8, translating to MASVLKETVGLYETLKAEWNKKNPNLIKCGETLSKLKISLLELNFLPTTGNKLAKQQLILARDVLEIGALWSILKKDIPSFERYMAQLKCYYFDYKDELSESAYIHQLLGLNLLFLLSQNRVSEFHTELERLSAKDIQTNVYIRHPVSLEQYLMEGSYNKVFLAKGNIPAESYTFFIDILLDTIRDEIACCIEKAYEQIKFSEATRVLFFSSPKKMTEYAKKRGWTQSPDGYYSFSPQQQRTEEVTIPSTELAQQVIEYARQLEMIV from the exons ATGGCGTCTGTGCTGAAAGAGACTGTTGGGCTGTATGAAACCTTGAAAGCCGAATGGAATAAGAAAAATCCAAATTTAATCAAATGCGGGGAGACATTGAGCAAGCTCAAG ATTTCGCTTCTGGAATTGAATTTTTTACCAACCACCGGGAACAAACTTGCTAAACAACAGCTGATTTTAGCCC GTGATGTACTGGAAATTGGAGCTTTGTGGAGTATCCTAAAGAAAGACATTCCCTCATTTGAACGATACATGGCTCAGctgaaatgttattattttgattACAA GGATGAGCTATCAGAGTCAGCCTATATCCATCAACTGCTGGGTCTAAATCTGCTATTCCTGCTCTCACAGAACAGAGTGTCTGAGTTTCACACAGAACTGGAGAGGCTGAGTGCTAAAGATATCCAGACCAATGTTTACATCAGGCACCCAGTTTCATTAGAGCAG TACTTGATGGAGGGAAGCTACAACAAAGTTTTTCTTGCAAAAGGCAATATTCCTGCTGAGAGTTATACCTTCTTCATAGACATTCTTCTTGACACTATTCG TGATGAGATTGCTTGTTGCATTGAGAAGGCATATGAGCAGATTAAGTTCAGTGAGGCTACAAGAGTGCTCTTCTTCTCCTCACCAAAAAAGATGACTGAATATGCTAAGAAA AGAGGCTGGACACAGAGCCCTGATGGTTACTATTCTTTCAGCCCACAGCAACAGCGGACAGAGGAAGTAACTATTCCTTCAACGGAATTGGCCCAACAAGTCATTGAATATGCAAGACAGCTTGAGATGATTGTGTAA